The Cottoperca gobio chromosome 6, fCotGob3.1, whole genome shotgun sequence genome has a segment encoding these proteins:
- the commd4 gene encoding COMM domain-containing protein 4 isoform X2, translating into MKLLCAQVLKDLLGDDIDYDKVTKLTADAKFESGDIKASVAVLSFIFSSAAKHDVDSESLSSELQQLGLPKEHTTGLCKSYEDKHSALQGKLRETSLRLGRLEAVSWRIDYTLSSSELKEVNEPLIQLKLQAQGAESGSTETTVVSVSANKFRVLLAELKQAQARMNALQ; encoded by the exons ATGAAACTCCTCTGTGCTCAAGTGCTGAAGGATTTGCTCGGGGATGACATTGAT TATGACAAGGTTACAAAGCTTACTGCAGATGCAAAGTTTG AGAGCGGAGACATCAAAGCTAGTGTGGCAGTGCTCAGCTTCATTTTCTCCAGTGCAGCCAAACATGATGTTGACAGTGAATCTCTGTCcagtgagctgcagcagctcggTCTGCCTAAAG AACACACAACAGGGCTCTGCAAATCATATGAAGACAAGCATTCCGCGCTGCAAGGCAAACTAAGAGAGACGAGTCTGCGAT TGGGAAGACTGGAGGCCGTGTCTTGGCGTATCGACTACACACTGAGTTCCAGTGAGCTGAAGGAAGTGAATGAACCGCTGATTCAGCTTAAACTGCAAGCACAAGGAGCCGAGTCAGGCTCAACAGAGACgactgttgtttctgtttctgccaACAAGTTCAGAGTCTTGCTTGCAG AACTCAAACAAGCCCAGGCTAGGATGAATGCACTACAATGA
- the commd4 gene encoding COMM domain-containing protein 4 isoform X1, giving the protein MRFRFCGDLDCPDWVLAEISTLAKISSVKMKLLCAQVLKDLLGDDIDYDKVTKLTADAKFESGDIKASVAVLSFIFSSAAKHDVDSESLSSELQQLGLPKEHTTGLCKSYEDKHSALQGKLRETSLRLGRLEAVSWRIDYTLSSSELKEVNEPLIQLKLQAQGAESGSTETTVVSVSANKFRVLLAELKQAQARMNALQ; this is encoded by the exons ATG CGGTTCCGTTTCTGTGGTGATTTGGACTGCCCAGACTGGGTACTTGCCGAAATCAGCACATTAGCAAAAATT TCAAGTGTCAAAATGAAACTCCTCTGTGCTCAAGTGCTGAAGGATTTGCTCGGGGATGACATTGAT TATGACAAGGTTACAAAGCTTACTGCAGATGCAAAGTTTG AGAGCGGAGACATCAAAGCTAGTGTGGCAGTGCTCAGCTTCATTTTCTCCAGTGCAGCCAAACATGATGTTGACAGTGAATCTCTGTCcagtgagctgcagcagctcggTCTGCCTAAAG AACACACAACAGGGCTCTGCAAATCATATGAAGACAAGCATTCCGCGCTGCAAGGCAAACTAAGAGAGACGAGTCTGCGAT TGGGAAGACTGGAGGCCGTGTCTTGGCGTATCGACTACACACTGAGTTCCAGTGAGCTGAAGGAAGTGAATGAACCGCTGATTCAGCTTAAACTGCAAGCACAAGGAGCCGAGTCAGGCTCAACAGAGACgactgttgtttctgtttctgccaACAAGTTCAGAGTCTTGCTTGCAG AACTCAAACAAGCCCAGGCTAGGATGAATGCACTACAATGA